The proteins below come from a single Streptococcus porcinus genomic window:
- a CDS encoding carbohydrate ABC transporter permease: protein MIQKSLVPEVSVTDALKKGSWDIKLSILIMGFANLVNKQIIKGLLFLVSEIVFLIAFVSQIIPAFKGIITLGTQTQGMVTKTIDGIKLQVAVDGDNSMLMLIFGLAAIIFCLVFVYIYWCNLKSARNIYLLKIQGEKIPTFKEDFLTLANGRFHMTLMAVPLIGILLFTILPLIYMICLAFTNFDHNHLPPKSLFDWVGFTNFGNILSGRMAGTFFPVFSWTLIWAVFATVTNFFFGIILALLINTKGLKLKKMWRTIFVLTIAVPQFISLLIMRNLLNDEGPINALLYKLGLIKHALPFLSDPLWAKFSIIFVNMWIGIPFTMLIATGIIMNLPSEQIEAAEIDGASKFQVFKSITFPQILLIMTPNLIQQFIGNINNFNVIYLLTGGGPTNSHYYQAGTTDLLVTWLYKLTVTAADYNLASVIGILIFAVSAIFSLLAYTRTASYKEGTVK from the coding sequence ATGATACAAAAAAGCTTGGTACCAGAGGTCAGTGTAACTGACGCATTAAAAAAAGGTAGTTGGGATATTAAGCTATCTATATTGATTATGGGATTTGCCAATCTTGTCAATAAACAAATTATTAAAGGTTTACTATTTTTAGTAAGTGAAATTGTTTTTCTAATTGCCTTTGTCAGCCAAATCATTCCGGCCTTTAAAGGTATTATCACCTTAGGTACTCAAACCCAGGGCATGGTTACTAAAACTATTGATGGTATAAAACTACAAGTTGCTGTGGATGGGGATAACTCCATGCTGATGCTTATCTTTGGTTTAGCAGCAATCATTTTCTGCTTAGTGTTTGTTTACATCTATTGGTGTAACCTCAAAAGTGCTAGAAATATCTATCTTCTTAAAATTCAGGGTGAGAAGATCCCTACATTCAAAGAAGACTTTCTCACATTAGCCAACGGTCGTTTCCATATGACACTGATGGCTGTGCCATTGATTGGTATCCTCCTCTTTACCATTTTACCGCTGATATATATGATCTGTTTAGCATTCACAAACTTTGATCATAACCACCTTCCACCTAAATCACTCTTTGATTGGGTTGGTTTTACAAATTTCGGTAACATTTTAAGCGGTCGCATGGCAGGTACTTTTTTCCCAGTCTTCTCATGGACACTGATTTGGGCAGTTTTTGCTACTGTGACCAACTTCTTCTTCGGCATTATTTTAGCTCTGCTGATTAATACCAAAGGCTTAAAATTGAAAAAAATGTGGCGGACGATTTTTGTTCTTACTATCGCTGTCCCACAATTTATTTCATTATTGATTATGCGTAATTTGTTAAATGATGAAGGACCAATAAATGCTCTACTCTATAAACTTGGACTTATCAAACACGCCTTGCCATTTTTATCTGATCCATTATGGGCAAAATTCTCAATCATTTTTGTGAATATGTGGATTGGTATCCCCTTCACTATGTTGATTGCCACTGGTATTATTATGAACCTACCAAGCGAACAAATTGAAGCTGCTGAAATTGATGGAGCAAGCAAATTTCAAGTGTTTAAATCCATCACTTTTCCACAAATTCTCTTGATTATGACACCAAACCTAATTCAGCAATTTATTGGTAATATTAATAACTTTAACGTTATCTATCTATTGACGGGCGGTGGACCAACAAATTCACATTATTATCAAGCTGGAACAACCGATCTTCTCGTTACATGGCTCTACAAACTCACCGTTACGGCCGCTGACTACAACCTAGCCTCAGTTATCGGTATCTTAATCTTTGCTGTGTCTGCGATTTTCAGTTTATTAGCGTATACTCGTACTGCATCATACAAGGAAGGAACTGTTAAATAA